The following proteins are encoded in a genomic region of Ctenopharyngodon idella isolate HZGC_01 chromosome 12, HZGC01, whole genome shotgun sequence:
- the gsg1l2b gene encoding germ cell-specific gene 1-like protein, with product MGMDRRRRASLALTLNFLALILAICALTTSYWCEGNRKVVKPFCTGPATVKQTHCIRYNSSNINDSRLVQYIWETGEDKFVLRKFHTGIWFSCEQNVDLVGEKCRSFINVAPPHERGVLWLCIVAECLYILLLATGGILMSIEVCHFGNVIDGLKLNAFAAIFTVLSGLLGMVAHMMFTTAFQLTVSLGPEDWKPQNWDYSWSYILAWSSFTACMASSVTTINRYTKTILEFKHKRKNIEKNLKIKQKLLDLDSPDQVWDMYISSVPSTAEEFLDLSTSGRKLSSSSVFLDLNDLPAPAQGEEYC from the exons ATGGGCATGGACCGGCGGCGGAGAGCCTCGCTCGCGCTCACCTTGAACTTCCTCGCGCTGATCCTCGCCATATGCGCTCTGACCACCAGCTACTGGTGCGAGGGCAACCGGAAAGTTGTCAAGCCCTTCTGTACCGGACCGGCGACCGTAAAACAGACGCACTGCATTCGGTACAACAGCTCGAACATCAACGACAGCCGGCTGGTTCAGTATATCTGGGAGACCGGCGAGGATAAGTTTGTTCTGAGGAAGTTCCACACCGGCATCTGGTTCTCCTGTGAGCAGAATGTCGACCTTGTCG GTGAGAAATGCAGAAGCTTCATTAACGTCGCTCCTCCCCATGAGAGAG GTGTCTTGTGGCTCTGCATCGTGGCCGAGTGTCTCTACATCTTACTGCTGGCCACCGGAGGGATCCTCATGTCCATAGAGGTCTGCCATTTCGGAAACGTCATCGATGGACTCAAACTGAATGCCTTTGCAGCCATATTCACAGTCTTGTCAG GTCTTCTCGGTATGGTAGCACACATGATGTTCACAACAGCGTTCCAGCTGACCGTGAGTCTGGGCCCTGAGGACTGGAAACCACAGAACTGGGACTACAGCTGGTCTTATAT CTTGGCTTGGAGCTCGTTCACCGCCTGCATGGCGTCGTCCGTCACCACCATAAACAGATACACTAAGACTATTCTGGAGTTCAAACACAAGCGAAAGAACATCGAGAAGAACCTGAAGATCAAGCAGAAGCTGCTGGACCTGGACTCTCCAGACCAGGTGTGGGACATGTACATCAGCTCCGTCCCCAGCACAGCCGAGGAGTTTCTGGACCTGTCCACGTCCGGACGCAAGCTCTCCTCCAGCTCCGTCTTCCTGGACCTCAATGATCTGCCGGCTCCAGCACAGGGAGAGGAGTACTGCTGA